Proteins from a single region of Platichthys flesus chromosome 16, fPlaFle2.1, whole genome shotgun sequence:
- the LOC133970388 gene encoding ethanolamine-phosphate cytidylyltransferase-like isoform X2, which yields MIKNGHHRHQVTAAAAAAPGKDAGTNPGAAACSPEKRRRRIRVWCDGCYDMVHYGHSNQLRQAKAMGDYLIVGVHTDSEIAKHKGPPVFTQAERYKMVRAIKWVDEVVQGAPYVTTLETLDKYNCDFCVHGDDITLTVDGKDTYEEVKKSGRYRECKRTQGVSTTDLVGRMLLMTKAHHSNIDSSDYQQHTDNFGKRGHSPWTGVSQFLQTSQKIIQFASGQEPQPGDTIIYVAGAFDLFHIGHVDCLEAVHKLAEKPYIIVGLHFDQEVNRYKGKNYPIMNVHERTLSVLACRYVSEVVIGAPFAVTKDLLEHFKVDLVCHGKTEIYPDKDGSDPYAEPRRIGILRTVDSGNILTTDAIVQRIIKNRLLFEARNQKKEAKEIAVIQAMKRKEEEKTKESAQAVV from the exons ATGATCAAGAACGGACATCACCGCCACCAAGTGACCGCAGCTGCAGCGGCAGCACCCGGGAAAGACGCAGGGACCAACCCCGGAGCTGCAGCGTGCAGTCCCGAGAAGAGGAGGCGAAGAATTCGGGTGTGGTGCGATGGTTG CTATGACATGGTGCATTATGGCCACTCCAATCAGCTTCGGCAGGCCAAGGCCATGGGAGATTACCTCATCGTGGGAGTTCACACAGACA GTGAGATCGCAAAGCACAAGGGTCCGCCAGTCTTCACCCAGGCAGAAAGATACAAGATGGTGCGGGCCATTAAATGGGTGGATGAGGTCGTGCAAGGAGCGCCTTACGTCACCACCCTCGAGACCCTCGACAAGTACAACTGTGACTTCTGTGTGCACGGAG ATGATATAACTCTAACAGTGGATGGTAAGGATACGtatgaagaggtgaagaagtCAGGACGCTACAG GGAGTGTAAGAGAACCCAGGGAGTTTCCACTACAGATCTGGTCGGCAGGATGCTGCTGATGACCAAAGCACACCACAGCAACATT GATAGTTCAGACTATCAGCAGCACACGGACAACTTTGGAAAG AGGGGCCACAGTCCCTGGACGGGGGTGTCTCAGTTCCTGCAGACGTCCCAGAAGATCATCCAGTTTGCCTCAGGCCAGGAGCCTCAGCCTGGGGACACCATCATCTATGTGGCCGGAGCCTTTGACCTCTTCC ACATTGGCCACGTAGATTGTCTTGAAGCTGTGCATAAGCTGGCAGAGAAGCCCTACATCATAGTGGGGTTGCACTTCGATCAG GAGGTGAACCGTTACAAAGGGAAAAACTACCCCATCATGAATGTCCACGAGAGAACGCTGAGCGTCCTGGCTTGTCGA tatGTGTCAGAGGTGGTGATTGGTGCACCCTTTGCAGTCACAAAAGATTTGCTGGAACATTTCAAG GTGGATCTCGTTTGCCACGgaaagacagaaatataccCTGACAAAGATGGATCTGACCCTTATGCT GAGCCCAGGAGGATAGGAATCCTGCGCACGGTCGACAGTGGGAACATCCTCACTACAGATGCCATCGTGCAGAGGATAATCAAAAACAG GTTGCTGTTTGAAGCGAGGAACCAGAAGAAGGAGGCCAAAGAAATCGCTGTGATCCAGGCCATGAAgcggaaagaggaggagaagaccaAAGAAAGTGCCCAGGCTGTGGTGTag
- the LOC133970388 gene encoding ethanolamine-phosphate cytidylyltransferase-like isoform X1, translating into MIKNGHHRHQVTAAAAAAPGKDAGTNPGAAACSPEKRRRRIRVWCDGCYDMVHYGHSNQLRQAKAMGDYLIVGVHTDSEIAKHKGPPVFTQAERYKMVRAIKWVDEVVQGAPYVTTLETLDKYNCDFCVHGDDITLTVDGKDTYEEVKKSGRYRECKRTQGVSTTDLVGRMLLMTKAHHSNIDSSDYQQHTDNFGKGSHAQRGHSPWTGVSQFLQTSQKIIQFASGQEPQPGDTIIYVAGAFDLFHIGHVDCLEAVHKLAEKPYIIVGLHFDQEVNRYKGKNYPIMNVHERTLSVLACRYVSEVVIGAPFAVTKDLLEHFKVDLVCHGKTEIYPDKDGSDPYAEPRRIGILRTVDSGNILTTDAIVQRIIKNRLLFEARNQKKEAKEIAVIQAMKRKEEEKTKESAQAVV; encoded by the exons ATGATCAAGAACGGACATCACCGCCACCAAGTGACCGCAGCTGCAGCGGCAGCACCCGGGAAAGACGCAGGGACCAACCCCGGAGCTGCAGCGTGCAGTCCCGAGAAGAGGAGGCGAAGAATTCGGGTGTGGTGCGATGGTTG CTATGACATGGTGCATTATGGCCACTCCAATCAGCTTCGGCAGGCCAAGGCCATGGGAGATTACCTCATCGTGGGAGTTCACACAGACA GTGAGATCGCAAAGCACAAGGGTCCGCCAGTCTTCACCCAGGCAGAAAGATACAAGATGGTGCGGGCCATTAAATGGGTGGATGAGGTCGTGCAAGGAGCGCCTTACGTCACCACCCTCGAGACCCTCGACAAGTACAACTGTGACTTCTGTGTGCACGGAG ATGATATAACTCTAACAGTGGATGGTAAGGATACGtatgaagaggtgaagaagtCAGGACGCTACAG GGAGTGTAAGAGAACCCAGGGAGTTTCCACTACAGATCTGGTCGGCAGGATGCTGCTGATGACCAAAGCACACCACAGCAACATT GATAGTTCAGACTATCAGCAGCACACGGACAACTTTGGAAAGG GGTCGCATGCTCAGAGGGGCCACAGTCCCTGGACGGGGGTGTCTCAGTTCCTGCAGACGTCCCAGAAGATCATCCAGTTTGCCTCAGGCCAGGAGCCTCAGCCTGGGGACACCATCATCTATGTGGCCGGAGCCTTTGACCTCTTCC ACATTGGCCACGTAGATTGTCTTGAAGCTGTGCATAAGCTGGCAGAGAAGCCCTACATCATAGTGGGGTTGCACTTCGATCAG GAGGTGAACCGTTACAAAGGGAAAAACTACCCCATCATGAATGTCCACGAGAGAACGCTGAGCGTCCTGGCTTGTCGA tatGTGTCAGAGGTGGTGATTGGTGCACCCTTTGCAGTCACAAAAGATTTGCTGGAACATTTCAAG GTGGATCTCGTTTGCCACGgaaagacagaaatataccCTGACAAAGATGGATCTGACCCTTATGCT GAGCCCAGGAGGATAGGAATCCTGCGCACGGTCGACAGTGGGAACATCCTCACTACAGATGCCATCGTGCAGAGGATAATCAAAAACAG GTTGCTGTTTGAAGCGAGGAACCAGAAGAAGGAGGCCAAAGAAATCGCTGTGATCCAGGCCATGAAgcggaaagaggaggagaagaccaAAGAAAGTGCCCAGGCTGTGGTGTag